Sequence from the Metopolophium dirhodum isolate CAU chromosome 2, ASM1992520v1, whole genome shotgun sequence genome:
AGTAGAGGAATGTCACCGGAAAAATTAAAGctaaggatattattattattatcggctCCTATTATACGAAATGAAATTCGGTTTTCTGACGTACGACACTTATTCGgcccattttaaaaatattggagttttatttttctatccTTCAGTAGGCTGTAGAGTACGAATTGGTACGCAGTGGTACGGACGGGAATTTGTATGACCGAAGTGGTCACGACACCCCCCGACCTACAGAATCTGCCGGTTAGGATAATGGCGGAGGCCCGATTTCACCAACACAGTTAATCACGGTTAACGCTTAATCGgctgataacagatatttaaccaGCCAAATTCGGCCGATTAAAACTCCGGTTAACTTTAACTGTGATTAACCGTGTTGGTGAAATCGGCCCTGAATGTCACGTGGatcatacaattatacaataattgtgatgataataaatttaataataataataataatatatgattgtgtCCGATGTATacacaacacaaaatatttacacgTGTACCTACCCCGGGCTAcaccatatatataaataatataatataattaggtaggtatatgtcaATTATACGTGTGTGCATGCGTACTGATTTAGCATAGTTATACTTTGTAGttggtttataattatattacaataacagCACTCGTGCCATTaacaatatattgatttaaaaaaggAGCCGtgcatatattatgatttatgacggTTCATCGCACAAATGAACTTCCAACCATCAACTCATTACAAACACAGACACATGTTTAAATAGAGTACTTTGACCTGgacaatatttaatgaatacaaCTAACGTCTATATAACGAAAACAACAGCATTAGAGTCTGCTGATAATACTTCGGTGTCACGTTTAGATGGCCTGCAGatatattgactataataatacacatttaatacaCACCTATTCCTAATTAGAGTacgagaataaaaaaaacattaacattttaaaaatacgttttcTAATAATAGGTGCATAAGCCGTGTACTAGGAggtaatatagtaggtatacataggatattatgatttattataatacataatatcatcaatgTACCTACACGGCGATTCACTAAACGGTAAACACAATGCTCGATGTTTTATGGCGGGGATACAAGCATAACCGATACAGCATAACCGATGACTTCATTACCCCTCTAAAAAATAGACGAGCTGCGAACACGTTTTGTATACGTCCgagatcactctgtataatatgtgtttacatAATACACCGCACTCGCCGctcgtattttaataatatgttagcaCACAGTTGTACATTATGCATTGTTGTTTTGCGAATCAATActcgtgtgtgtgtatacacgGAAGGACTGTAAGTGTTGTATTTAGGCTTAGAAATCCGATCgtctatacctacttattgttTAGGTAGGTATGCATATAGAGTGCAGTatacatataagttagattttGCTTGCGAATAAGCCACGCgtcgttttaataattattcggcCCCCGTCGTCTATGTATCGTAAAATTATACGAGAACAAAATTTGTAATTTCTGAAAATTCggtaaaaagataatattttctcACATAATGGTTGTTATAGCACGGGCGGGTAGACGCACACACAAGagcaaaaaacaaataaatcgtATACCCGATTACTGCGCCACGACGGTGAGTGGGGATAATCCAAAAGTATATATGTAATCGCAATGTGAATGTTTTCAGCACGGAAAATCTAAAAACAGCGTGTCATATCGTTgcgattattatatacatgcgcCGGCGTTTGAATGCAACATTATTCAGTAACTCTTCATACTTTATACGCTTAACTGCAGTGTGGGCACTGAAGTATAGTGTCTATCTGAATAATGATGTCTCCCGATGTTTTCACCCGATCAgggtgaaatataaatataaatagagttttagaaatataaatacGGTTCACCTAAAATCGCGGCGATTGTAAACTGCGCCCAACGTACAGGTAAACACGAAATCATACATGTAAACTGCGCCCggctaaacttttaaaaattgaatagctatatttttgcaaaattaaacaaaattacagaattactaatctaaaattacaatctTTAATATATATGATTCGTTACAGCCATATTatagcataaataattaataaaataaaattaaaaattaaaaataatatataatcttaaaaagtacaaaatgttGTAACGTTTTGcgtttattttttgtcttagaattttagtatttaaagggtacatttatactatttagtttaatatatgtaACTCAGAGGCCGATTAGTTTtccgaaatttaaatttttcaattattttcaagcttttttcgCGCTGCGAAACAAATTGTTCGGCCATTGTGACTTCACTGATTAAACTGAATACGACATGTACTAAGTAGCTCCATGCCGAATGTAGTGATTGATAAGCCATCAGTATATGCCGTATTACTGCAATAACTATTCGATAACGTGTTGGAATTTTtagacaacaatataatttctGTGATATAATTGCAAAAGTACACAATCATAGTgactttaataattcaaaagtttTATATAGTTTACAAACGGCGCACAGCTTAAGTTGTAAGTACCTTTTAACATGGATAAAAATTTGGGCGTAGTTTACGTATGCCCTAAAATCGaaatcaaatataatgttcTTTCGTTTAGGTTAACAATCGTCATAATTCATAAACCTTACTTTATACTATTAACGGATGCCTAGACGTGtgggtgtattataatttatagtagccGGGTAGGATGAATTCGCAATAGACCGCGGTCTACATACAGGTTCATAAAAATTGCACGTTATAAAACCGTAGAGGATTACATTATTTTGCTGATTTGTAAACGCCAATCCCAATACCTATTTTGTAACCAGGGGCGGATTGGCTAAACATTTCGGCCCGGGAAATTATCGTGGACAGGCCGGTcattatactgtaataattttccataaaaagcctttttttttaggaattctcttatttattatttaatataatatacgtttaatgTGTGAGTACGTGACTTTTTTTTATGACCACCCAAGTTACCAACCACATTCACTctcctaccagaaaagatgttgaaatagaaaatcaaaacattttactgCCTCAAAAAGTGATgactcacaattttttttaaaacacattatcataatttataatatcaatacattcatttctccgtttagaataatatataaaatactaaacaaattgtataaacattttgtaaaaatgtctatgatttaaaataaaatataaattaactcatGTATACTACTTAGTGCAGCAAAAATTACATCCAAAATCGTGATTAGTGATACGAGTATATGACAATAATCAACGTAGACACGCAgttaaatatcatcaaataatttgtaatctAAGTAAATATCGACAgagttatatacaatatatatatatatatatatatatccggAAATCCCGGTGGACCAATCCGCCGCTGTttgaaacagtaaaaaaaaatctgtaaaatCCAGTATAACAGTGTCGTAGCCGTTGGAGGGTGGAATTGGTGGCACGTGCTCATACGAGAGCATTATACGTGTaagacatttgaaaaaaaagatgCAAATGCACTGTAATCCGAGCCCTATACTCATAACATaacgatatatttataatatattttatacgtacgtTTTTCGCATTCCACAGAGTCCATGCTCAACACGTCGCCCGTACACCGGTTCAACATCGATCAGGTGCTCAAGTCCGACTGGCTGCGGGAGGCGTCCGCGTACCAGATACGGTTCAACAACAACTCGGTATACGGTCAGTGGTGCGCTTACCCGACGGCGGCCGGCGCCGAGCTCACCGACACCGAGACGAACGCCAGGCGGGCGCTGGAAGTCCTCGGCATAACCGACGTCATGCTCGACGAACACGGTTCCCGAGGGTCGAGGAGCAACGTGGTGGCCACGTACCGGATAGTGATCAACAGGCTGTTGCAGCAGCGCAGGCTCATGGGGCAGCAGAACCACATGCAACACCAGAACTCGACCGCGCAGCATCCGCAAACCGCTTCCGGCCGGAAACCCACCAAAACCAAGTCCCGGTTGTGCGCCATAACGTGAGCACCGGAACAACGACCGCCAACGCCTCTAGCTCAGTAAGCCCTCGCTGCACACGagacaaccccccccccccccaccaccaccaccaccgcgaCGACCCCTAACACTACTCGATAACGGTCCCCGGCCGCGTGTCGACGAGTGTATTTAGAACGTGGTCGTcgaaagtataatatgttaataatattatgacgtatacctgtttataaataatttattatataaactcgtatcataataattgtacgaTACATTTGTTTTACTATGTAGAACGCCGTATATAGAgtttaagacaatataatattatcgagtaGTCCAGTGTGcgattattaagtataatatttgttactcATTATTGTACCAGACGTGGTACAATACcacctattaactataaatattataataataaatgtacatatacatatacgccAATATTGCGTTCGTtagtgatttataatattgttataatattaatttaacgtataatactatacacacTCTACGTGCCATCTATAcacactatataaattattattgcctatataattttagattgaTACGAATATacgtgtacattatattataatatatgatattgtcaCGTCAAAGTTACTAAACACGTTTTACTGTATTAGACGATTgatgtgttattgttatattatagacttaAGTGTATACGACTATAAGAGATCATGCGCAtagtttttaagtaaataataataataatatattgtaataggtatgtaatgttataatagtatatgtacCTAGATCTAATTTGTTTAACGTTATACagacttatcatattataacaaataatacagaCTGTTTTCGACGCGTACCTTTATGCCTACGACGTCTTGTTATTATTCgacggtaaaataatattaccaacggtttttttttttttttttttattgaattcgattatatatttattatcatcatattatgttattaagcTTAAGTATTGTTATACGATATGTCTGGATATTTCgtgttattatatagttttaacgtATATTgtttgtgtacctataatatagttctTCAAAAAACTGACACTTTgtctacaacattataataatattattattattattattatttattattgtattacgaATTTACTCGAGACCAttttaccatatattatatatgtctatattCAACCCGATTAAAGTTGATACTAgatatgtctatatattattataatgtagatacCTCGATTGAGAAAATATATTGACCTGATAACAAACATTGGagtgcattttatttatttaaatttttccttTATACCGTAGTCGGTAACCGTTTATTAATTCCTATCTGTGGTCGATTTACGGTGCCTTATACTCGTACGATATTGGGTAAGTACCCCGcatataaaactatacataATTCATCGTTGCAACTCGCTGCAGAGTTCAAGTTTTTAgaagtaattattattcatatctgTTTTATACTGTCCTGATCGGTTGGTATAGGTACCGTTattgttacaattattaaaaaacatacaatatagcttttattcaaattaactcTTTTtagaatataacaattatttaaacatattatgaacaaatcataatagttacggctcatttatttttaagcattcTTTAttctatatgtatacatattttataagattacatttttttagcttGATTATAAAGGCTGATAAAactaatatcaatacatttttgataattatttgttatctaAGATTGTAATGATTGTTAATTGTTCCATTATATGACGTTGTTTGTGCAAGTACGACGTACAtctctacataatattatggtgcatTACAAAAgtgaatataaaactaaaaagattataatatgttgtaaaagTAAAATTGCTTACCTTACATTAGGTACGTCGATCATGATAATGAGAActgataatatcatataatatataatgagcAACCATATATTGAACAGCAATCAACTTTTGTAGATATGATGATAACTATAAATAGCTTTTATATAATTAAGACGGATCTATACGAATGTACGATTGATCGATCGTCAGTGGATTGTTTACAATAGATTAGCAATTGTCTATCAGCCAAAGTACACCGATGTGAGTGCGATCGCCTTAAGTGGGCTACAAATGGACACAGCTAGcttactaattaattataagttgcATCCTATAACATTATCACAACATTGTAACAAAAACTgtaataatcatattgtcgGATTATGCGGTCATTGTGCGATTACACACttatgtgataaaaataatgtttaaaaaatatcacgTCAGACACGAGAGCAATAGATCAATGTTTACAGTAGACAAGtgcttcatattatataacatattatagtatttcagTCATTGCTATTATCATGAACAATGACGAATTTGAAGTATAATAGTCATACGTGAGAACAGATActttagataggtacttacaagCGGTCACATTGTCTGCGCATAAAATTAGTTCCGACCTATggtcataataaatgtatattgttatgcGACCACAACATCAACTATAGAGACCTGCTTGAAAAATGGATTTAAGGATAGGATATTATGTTAAGTACGTGTGGTCCGCGTggatttgaaattgttttagaaAACTTCAGTGAGTCTATATGTGATAGATAGTAATGTAATATAACgggattttatacatttgacccaaaaatgtataaataaggACTCCTAAAAATGTCGCCGTTTCAATAACAACTAAAACGGTTGGCAATACACGAGATTTGACTTTTGGATAGACCACTGTTTTACATTCTGAGCGGAGCAGAATTCTGAGAATCGATGCTGATTTTCAAAACGAGAATTATGCATcacttttatgatttttgtgtctgcaaaaatgcttcaatcttcaacttcaatatcttttcCGGTAAATCTAACTCGGGGGAGTTAAAGGAAAAAATTACCCTCGTACTTTAATTgggaataaagaaaaaaataccgaaaacaggaatttttacgaaaaataagattttgactaaattgattttcttattttgttgtaagtacctaatttgAAAACGAATAATCTTAGATACTTTCCCCAAATGTTTGTATAagcatttcctatacaatacatgatataattttcaaaatgtttttacttttcttAAGATATTTATAGTGTAGACAGTTGAAATATTAataggaatttttaatttaaaaatgtttatgttttagttttgataaaaaaattttagtgaGTTATGGACTTGGTGAGAATGAAACGACTAATTTCATCTGAATATgacatttaatataagttttCTAGCTCTATATCCAGTTCCAAAAAATAAGACGCACCAgtcttaagtaaaaaaaaactggtttaACCCGTGGCTGCCTGCATTTTCTTTTGGAACAGGGTATAgtcatattaggtataataataataataatattaatttctttcaTAACTTTAGTCTTAGAGGTGTCGGTACCGGCTTTTTCCATATTCGATACGATGGTGTATATATCAATGAAAATGACTTCACAGGAGCAATTCTCACGCCCTATAGAATAGTCGTCAGATTTCGTTAATTTCTTTTTATTGAAAGAAGAGTACATTTTTTCTGGTTGGATCAAAGGCTGAATTTTCGTTTTACTTGAAATAATGgtagaaaaatacgtttgaaaaagaacaaatattgtgcattattcaaaagcttctacaattataattttgaaaatcgggAAACTAACCTGAATCAAgttctcttcttttaaataaaaaaaaaattaacgaaatccgactattctacagggcgtgagagtttttcctgtgaaGTCATCGGCTCCGACGCCCTTAAACGTAAAGTTAATTTTACtggaatgaaaaaaatcaaatccaATTAGAAATAAGTTTCTTtatgttttcaacaaaattaataataataatattaaatagacaTGGTCAAATAAAATGATCCATTTCAGCCGATATTCACCGAGAAAATATCGGCCACGACCacgataaaaattatgataacgGAGAAATTAAGGTTGTTGAAGTTTAACTGGTTTGAGACTGAGAAACTGAAATCGTTGATTCAACTAGTCGGCCAGTTGAACACTTGGTGGCCACGGTACCGAATACGTCAATGGTAGAGCTGGCGATCAACCAGCTGAGATACCAGGAGGTTAGTGATGACCATGACATAGGTAGGCGATCAGACAGTCGAGTCGAACCTGGCGACCGAACAGCAGCTGCTCATCGGCCGACTACCATCGGCAGCAGGTTCTCGACGAAGAAGTTGAAGTTCCACGAGGAGATGGAGAAAGGACCTGTCGGATACCATCGGGACGTTATGTTGCCATACGTTTTTGTGTTGCCTACGCAACAGCCGAAGTACCCGACGCCCATCGACCAAGTGGTTCCTGCAAATGACGTCCACCGACAGATGGAGGAGAAGACTCGGTGATAAATGCACCAAACCTATTACGTGGCTCTGCGAGAGTCGATGTCAAGTGCCCCATCGCAATTAACCTGCTCTTAGGCCTTTTGAACGGTAATCTGCCACGGATCCGCGGTCGTCGTACCATTACGCTTGTTCCATGACCAGTCGAACAACGGTGTCATAGATTGAGGACCTGATCCACCGACAGATGCTCCAAAGCTTTTATGGCGCCGCAACGGTGGATGTCGCGTTCGTCATCATAACGTCCTTATGATATTAGATATAGATGAtaccaaaacatttatttacaatgtacattataaccttataaatataaatataatatatactatatactatatagctatTTGCAAGTGTTATACAtagttatagatattatacacaAACAGAAGTAAAACGTGTCTGAAAACTTTTTTGTACTTGCTGATTGCAAGagtcacataaaaaaatttatcttgGTCCAATATAACTATACAGTAAATTACCAAACACGAGCTCGTTAATCCGTAGTCGTGGCCCTTTGGCACAGTTTGTCGGCTGGCGGTGAAACGAGTGGTCAGTGCACGATGGCGTGACAGATGTCTGGTTGAGCACCGTCCAACAAGCTAAATCGCCGGTCAGTTACAATGAGGAACGTGACATCGGCTCTCGCTGCAGCGCCTAGTAAGGTTTGGTGCATTTGTCGGCGGGCCTTCTTCTCCATCTATCGTTGGACGTCATTTTCAGAAACAACTTGGTCACTGGGTCTATGGGCGTTGGGTACTTGGGCAGTCGCGTGGGCAACGTGACGTCTTGCCATACCGTCCCGATACCATTTGACTCTTCCGTCGCCGGTTCATCCTCTACATCCTCGTCGCAAATCCACTTATTGGTCGTGCACTTGCTGCCGGTGGAAGTCAGTCGTGGTTGAGTTCGGGTCCGGGGCGTGAACGGCACGAACGGCGTCGTGATCTGGTTAGGGTCCGCCGTCTGATCGCCTACCCTGGTTATTGTCGCCAATGACCTCCTGGTACCGCAGCTGGTTGACGAAGATCGGCCGATCACGGCCGGCTGATCTTTGTCACCAGCTCTACTATTGATGTCTTTAGGACTCGTGCTCTTTACCGTGGCTGCCTCGACTGACCGATCATTATG
This genomic interval carries:
- the LOC132938849 gene encoding uncharacterized protein LOC132938849 gives rise to the protein MAMTTIITTGKSKRLNVNGFEGKREKTKSLIKMIGHNDRSVEAATVKSTSPKDINSRAGDKDQPAVIGRSSSTSCGTRRSLATITRVGDQTADPNQITTPFVPFTPRTRTQPRLTSTGSKCTTNKWICDEDVEDEPATEESNGIGTVWQDVTLPTRLPKYPTPIDPVTKLFLKMTSNDRWRRRPADKCTKPY